The Ancylothrix sp. D3o genome window below encodes:
- a CDS encoding Uma2 family endonuclease: MISLTTQEITFDQFLEECPEDGIYELVNGEIIQILSTRQHIDIASEIIFAFKEEIKRQNLNYVVNNTAAIKTTTKKGKIQGRRPDVSVINREQWRSNREAYAALEEPIQLAVEVTSTNWEDDYIDKLDEYERLGIKEYWIIDYLAIGSREYLGNPKIPSIFIFNLDETGKYQRTQFKKTDRLNSPTFGELNLTAEQILNT; encoded by the coding sequence ATGATTTCCCTAACCACACAAGAAATTACCTTTGACCAATTCCTAGAAGAATGCCCCGAAGACGGCATCTATGAACTTGTAAATGGAGAAATTATACAAATTTTATCAACCCGACAACATATTGATATTGCCAGTGAAATTATATTCGCATTTAAAGAAGAAATTAAACGACAAAACCTAAATTACGTCGTCAACAACACCGCCGCCATCAAAACAACAACAAAAAAAGGAAAGATCCAAGGACGCCGGCCAGATGTTAGCGTCATAAACCGAGAACAGTGGAGATCAAACCGCGAAGCATATGCAGCATTAGAAGAACCAATACAACTAGCAGTAGAAGTCACCTCAACAAACTGGGAAGACGACTATATCGACAAACTAGATGAATACGAAAGATTAGGAATTAAAGAATATTGGATAATAGATTATCTCGCGATAGGCAGTAGAGAATACCTTGGAAACCCAAAAATCCCCAGCATATTCATATTTAATTTAGACGAAACCGGCAAATATCAACGCACTCAATTTAAAAAAACAGACCGGCTAAACTCCCCCACATTTGGAGAACTCAACCTCACAGCCGAACAAATCTTAAACACATAA
- a CDS encoding Uma2 family endonuclease, giving the protein MFTLQLKQIKVLPGQRVQFVDVSWEDFEIILEQLGEHRASRIAYYQGVLEIRMPLPEHEKIKILIGRLLTLVLDELEMEWDCLGSTTFKSKQMMAGIEPDDCFYIQNSQAMIGKKRFDFATDTPPDLILEIDLTSRTQISAYEALRVPEIWRLEKGKLEIYLLRDGEYVQSETSLNIPNFPIKEAITQFVEISDTAPISTVLKAFRKWVREKIDTAS; this is encoded by the coding sequence ATGTTCACACTGCAACTCAAGCAAATCAAAGTTCTCCCCGGACAGCGGGTGCAGTTTGTTGATGTAAGCTGGGAGGATTTTGAAATTATTTTAGAACAACTTGGCGAGCATCGAGCCTCGCGGATTGCCTACTATCAAGGAGTGTTAGAAATCAGGATGCCTTTACCAGAACATGAAAAAATAAAAATTCTCATCGGTCGTTTGTTAACCCTAGTGCTGGATGAGTTAGAGATGGAGTGGGATTGTTTGGGTTCGACTACCTTTAAAAGCAAGCAAATGATGGCAGGTATTGAGCCTGATGATTGCTTTTATATCCAAAACTCTCAGGCAATGATTGGCAAAAAACGGTTTGATTTTGCCACAGATACGCCGCCAGATTTAATACTAGAAATTGACTTAACTTCTCGAACACAAATTAGCGCTTATGAAGCCTTACGAGTCCCAGAAATCTGGCGGCTTGAGAAAGGTAAATTAGAAATTTATTTATTGCGTGATGGCGAATATGTCCAATCTGAAACTAGCCTAAATATCCCGAATTTCCCTATCAAAGAAGCCATTACTCAATTTGTCGAAATCAGCGATACTGCGCCGATAAGTACCGTTTTAAAAGCATTTCGTAAATGGGTGAGAGAAAAAATAGACACCGCATCCTAA
- a CDS encoding AAA family ATPase — MINWFEIISQYPCLETLKNCPQNPIYHAEGDVLTHTKMVVETLVSLPKWQQLSESEKNILFTAALLHDIGKPISTTIDENGIISSRGHGRKGTQLARYILYEKNTPFWEREKIVSLVQYNGLPLWFWDKQNPQRDIIKASQVITCEWLAILAEADVGGRICADQQELFERITFFREFCQENNCLTQPWQFADNYSRFVYFHKEKSDPNYQAFDDSRCQVVVMSGLPASGKDTWIQNNLPNWPEICLDKIRQQINISPEKDQSIVVNFAKEKAKEYLRQKQSFVWNATNTTKQMRQQLIDLFVGYKAKIRLVYLEAPLNEILERNSQRNQPVPENIIEKLAGRLDIPDPTEAHEVEWVIQ; from the coding sequence ATGATTAATTGGTTTGAAATTATTTCCCAGTATCCCTGTTTAGAAACTCTCAAAAACTGTCCGCAAAACCCCATCTATCATGCAGAGGGCGACGTTTTAACCCATACAAAAATGGTGGTAGAAACTCTCGTCTCCCTTCCTAAATGGCAACAACTCTCAGAAAGCGAAAAAAACATCTTATTTACGGCGGCTTTACTTCACGATATCGGCAAACCCATCAGCACTACTATCGATGAAAATGGTATTATCTCTTCACGCGGACACGGGCGTAAAGGAACCCAACTTGCTAGATACATTCTTTACGAAAAAAACACCCCTTTTTGGGAACGCGAAAAAATCGTTTCTCTTGTTCAATATAACGGTTTACCTCTGTGGTTTTGGGATAAACAAAACCCTCAACGGGATATTATTAAAGCTAGTCAAGTAATAACTTGTGAATGGCTGGCAATTTTAGCTGAGGCTGATGTTGGTGGTAGAATTTGTGCAGATCAACAAGAACTTTTTGAACGCATTACCTTTTTTAGAGAATTTTGTCAAGAAAATAACTGTTTAACCCAACCTTGGCAATTTGCAGATAATTACAGCCGGTTTGTGTATTTCCATAAAGAGAAAAGTGACCCAAATTATCAAGCATTTGATGATAGCCGGTGTCAAGTTGTTGTTATGTCTGGACTACCGGCCAGCGGCAAAGATACTTGGATACAAAATAACCTTCCAAACTGGCCGGAAATTTGCCTAGACAAAATTAGACAACAAATTAACATCTCACCGGAAAAAGACCAATCAATAGTAGTCAATTTTGCCAAAGAAAAAGCCAAGGAATATTTAAGACAAAAACAAAGCTTCGTCTGGAATGCCACCAACACCACCAAACAAATGCGCCAACAATTAATCGATTTATTTGTTGGTTATAAAGCAAAAATTCGCCTTGTGTATTTAGAAGCACCATTAAACGAAATATTAGAGAGAAATAGCCAAAGAAACCAGCCGGTACCGGAAAATATTATAGAGAAATTAGCAGGCCGGTTAGATATACCCGACCCTACCGAAGCCCACGAGGTAGAATGGGTGATACAATAA
- a CDS encoding methyl-accepting chemotaxis protein, with product MLETIDALREKINQNPSDWIAKIHLAEALSQQGLLEEAKALYSEVARADPGGVFSSAASLLPPQTNPNPAQNLRAVSSTSEPPTNIFDKPASTIDGNNSRPKTEISKSAKVRWLQSKLKKSFSNQPILQKQIIFFLVTQFLTLGSVVGAGLFLKNISQEQQNRNLSVAQLATTETLYNLQKSEKTATENTVKTFNGGYSGIYEKDQNDRLEILAETGNIQRKNQGISPDINELLIKAGNTPEKILSHRLKINNKTYRFTAKALQPKNPNTPTVILLRGTPENLNNPLFSDVLTVIGLLLLIAIALALELWLLLFLCQTLTQPLKQITEATTDFTRGNRSARATVSGKDEIKQLAETFNTLAGTINAATGILEEQTRRLLAEAAFQKREKERLQQGMNLLLTRLLVAKQGDLAIKVPVESDLETSGGAILRELAVAINSTIDNLCEIVSRVQSAANQVHSSATRSTQKVQALSLNASNQTKTINTALNAVANMGRSMQTIASATLKAAVIARQGAVHSLDGNKIVAQSVTSIYEVEEIVAKASKKVRYLAESSQEIYKIVYIIAGISEKTNLLAFNASIAAARAGEQGQVFRVVASEVQRLAERVSDSAKEIEQLLASIQQASHEALQTMDEASYSVDTGIKAVVKTQNTLAKLATINQNINQLLQSISASTVSQAQSSHQVNQTMQATTNLAETTSAESEAVAQNLRELVVVAQALQESVSRFRPDNDRSR from the coding sequence ATGTTAGAAACCATAGACGCACTAAGAGAAAAAATCAATCAAAACCCCAGTGATTGGATAGCAAAAATCCATTTAGCAGAAGCTTTAAGCCAACAGGGACTCCTCGAAGAAGCCAAAGCACTTTACTCAGAAGTTGCCAGAGCCGATCCAGGTGGAGTTTTTTCATCGGCTGCATCCCTTCTACCACCCCAAACCAACCCAAACCCCGCACAAAATTTACGGGCCGTTTCATCCACATCTGAGCCCCCAACAAACATCTTTGATAAACCCGCCTCTACAATCGATGGCAATAATTCTCGGCCAAAAACAGAGATTTCAAAAAGCGCTAAAGTGAGATGGTTGCAATCAAAACTTAAAAAATCTTTCAGCAACCAACCGATACTCCAAAAACAAATTATCTTTTTTTTGGTGACGCAATTCCTCACCCTAGGCTCCGTAGTCGGCGCCGGTTTATTCCTCAAAAATATCAGCCAGGAGCAACAAAATAGAAACCTCTCTGTGGCCCAACTCGCCACCACAGAAACCCTATACAACCTGCAAAAAAGCGAAAAAACAGCCACAGAAAACACAGTAAAAACCTTTAACGGAGGCTACAGCGGCATTTATGAAAAAGATCAAAATGACCGCCTCGAAATCCTAGCAGAAACAGGAAATATACAAAGAAAAAATCAAGGAATTTCCCCCGATATAAATGAACTTTTAATAAAAGCCGGTAACACACCAGAAAAAATCCTCAGCCACCGGCTCAAAATAAACAACAAAACCTACAGATTTACAGCCAAAGCCCTCCAACCAAAAAACCCTAACACTCCCACCGTAATCCTCCTCAGAGGCACACCAGAAAACCTTAACAATCCCCTTTTTAGCGACGTTCTAACCGTCATCGGCCTGCTGCTTTTGATCGCTATTGCCTTGGCATTAGAACTGTGGTTATTACTGTTTTTGTGCCAAACCCTCACCCAACCCCTTAAACAAATCACAGAAGCCACCACAGACTTTACACGAGGAAATCGCAGCGCCCGCGCCACCGTAAGCGGCAAAGACGAAATCAAACAACTCGCAGAAACCTTTAACACCCTCGCCGGCACCATCAACGCCGCCACCGGCATCCTCGAAGAACAAACACGCCGCTTACTTGCCGAAGCCGCCTTTCAAAAACGCGAAAAAGAACGCCTCCAACAAGGCATGAACTTATTACTCACCCGCCTACTCGTTGCCAAACAAGGCGATTTAGCAATAAAAGTGCCGGTAGAAAGCGACCTCGAAACCAGCGGCGGCGCTATCTTGCGAGAACTCGCCGTAGCCATCAACAGCACCATCGACAACCTCTGCGAAATTGTAAGCCGCGTCCAAAGCGCCGCCAACCAAGTCCACTCCAGCGCCACCCGCAGTACCCAAAAAGTACAAGCCCTCTCCCTCAACGCCAGCAACCAAACCAAAACCATCAACACCGCCCTCAATGCCGTTGCCAACATGGGGCGATCCATGCAAACCATCGCCAGCGCCACCCTCAAAGCTGCTGTCATTGCCCGTCAAGGTGCAGTGCACTCCTTAGACGGAAATAAAATTGTTGCTCAAAGCGTCACCAGCATCTATGAAGTCGAGGAAATTGTTGCTAAAGCCTCTAAAAAAGTGCGCTACCTCGCGGAATCATCCCAAGAAATTTATAAAATTGTTTACATCATTGCCGGTATTTCTGAAAAAACTAATTTATTAGCTTTTAATGCCTCTATTGCCGCCGCCCGTGCCGGTGAACAAGGCCAAGTTTTTCGCGTTGTCGCCAGCGAAGTTCAACGTTTAGCCGAACGAGTCAGCGACTCAGCAAAAGAAATTGAACAATTATTAGCCTCCATTCAACAAGCCAGCCATGAAGCTTTACAAACAATGGATGAAGCCTCCTACAGTGTAGACACCGGCATCAAAGCCGTCGTCAAAACCCAAAACACCCTCGCCAAATTAGCCACGATCAATCAAAACATTAACCAGCTTTTGCAGTCTATTTCCGCGAGCACCGTTTCTCAGGCCCAATCTTCCCATCAAGTCAATCAAACTATGCAAGCCACCACCAACCTTGCCGAAACCACCTCTGCTGAATCAGAAGCCGTTGCCCAAAACCTGCGCGAATTGGTCGTTGTCGCCCAGGCTTTGCAAGAATCTGTCTCACGCTTTCGCCCCGATAATGACCGTTCTCGTTAA
- a CDS encoding chemotaxis protein CheW — protein MNPQDSKIQLSNQSTYPPSPDIPLKDYFCIQLRQSARLALPIENVAEVFSVAYGDICPIPGVATALLGVVNQNGQLIWVLELADLLSELLGLAPSPIDYGKWDSLTVLLITNCLNSQKGVPPQRLACVVSALKGVVQIDKTNITAIPEDFSPAFSSFFLGVVKIEDESVAVLNVSAVFAALRLVEP, from the coding sequence ATGAACCCCCAAGATAGTAAAATACAGCTATCCAACCAATCGACTTATCCCCCCTCTCCCGATATCCCCTTGAAAGACTACTTCTGTATTCAGCTACGGCAGTCCGCTCGTCTAGCACTGCCCATAGAAAACGTTGCAGAAGTTTTTAGCGTAGCTTACGGAGACATTTGTCCCATCCCAGGAGTCGCCACCGCCTTACTCGGAGTCGTTAACCAAAACGGACAACTCATCTGGGTATTAGAACTTGCAGACTTACTCAGCGAACTGCTAGGGCTGGCTCCCTCCCCCATCGATTACGGAAAATGGGATAGTCTGACAGTGCTTTTAATTACCAACTGTTTAAACAGCCAAAAGGGAGTGCCCCCTCAAAGACTCGCTTGTGTCGTCTCTGCGCTCAAAGGAGTTGTACAGATAGACAAAACAAACATCACCGCCATTCCCGAAGACTTTTCCCCCGCCTTTAGCTCGTTTTTCCTTGGTGTGGTCAAAATTGAAGACGAGTCCGTTGCTGTTTTAAACGTCTCAGCAGTTTTCGCCGCCTTGCGACTCGTCGAACCCTAG
- a CDS encoding RNA ligase family protein yields MFKYPRTPHIEGSRFQPGDEDLESVPFKVLENRYVVAEEKVDGANTGISFNAAGQMLLQSRGHYLTGGAREKHFNLFKQWAYTLTGPLWEVLGTRYVLYGEWLYAKHTVFYDALPHYFMEYDILDLENQVFLSTAKRREMLAGVPVVSVPVLYEGKLKSVKQLQEMIKQSNFIQTGHLERLKQACEKMGLDFERAMKETDNSNLMEGLYLKVEENGIVEERFKFVRADFLTVIQNSESHWLSRPIIPNILKDGMGLFF; encoded by the coding sequence ATGTTTAAATATCCTCGTACTCCCCATATTGAAGGGTCTCGTTTTCAACCCGGAGACGAAGATTTAGAAAGTGTTCCGTTTAAGGTTTTAGAAAATCGCTATGTGGTGGCAGAAGAAAAGGTTGATGGCGCCAACACCGGCATTAGTTTTAATGCAGCCGGTCAAATGTTATTACAAAGTCGCGGACACTATCTCACCGGCGGCGCCAGAGAAAAACATTTTAATTTATTTAAACAATGGGCTTATACTTTAACCGGCCCGCTTTGGGAAGTTTTGGGAACTCGTTACGTTTTATACGGCGAATGGCTTTATGCTAAACACACCGTTTTTTATGATGCTTTGCCCCATTATTTCATGGAATATGATATTCTTGATTTAGAAAATCAGGTGTTTTTGAGTACCGCAAAACGCCGGGAAATGTTGGCCGGTGTGCCGGTGGTTTCTGTGCCGGTTTTATATGAGGGAAAACTCAAGTCGGTAAAACAACTTCAAGAGATGATTAAACAATCAAACTTCATCCAAACCGGCCATTTAGAACGCTTAAAACAAGCTTGTGAAAAGATGGGGTTAGATTTTGAACGGGCAATGAAAGAAACTGATAATAGTAATTTGATGGAGGGGTTGTATTTAAAGGTAGAGGAAAATGGTATTGTGGAGGAGAGATTTAAGTTTGTTCGGGCTGATTTTTTAACGGTAATTCAAAATTCTGAGAGTCATTGGTTAAGCCGGCCTATTATTCCGAATATTCTTAAGGATGGTATGGGTTTATTTTTTTAA
- the gor gene encoding glutathione-disulfide reductase gives MSYDYDLFVIGAGSGGLASSKRAASYGAKVAIAEGDLVGGTCVIRGCVPKKLMVYASNFSHLYQDAIGYGWSKVEPSFDWNKLVTAVDKEVRRLSALHIGFLEKAGVELMSGFAKLVDAHTVEVGDKKITADKILIAVGGEATKPNIPGIEHTITSREMFLLKEQPKRFVVLGGGYIGVEFACILNGLGSQVTQIIRRDLILRGFDEDVRGDIQQAMIKHGINFLLNAEMDKLQIEKTEEGLKLTVPVGEKEETVMADAILCALGRKPNLENLGLENAGIETVKGAIVVKDDSSTTQPNIYAVGDCTDRINLTPVAIAEGRAFADTVFGHIPRYISHENVASAVFSQPEAASVGMTEAEARAKFGENVKVYRGRFRPMFYSLPDVDEKAMVKLIIEATTERILGVHMVGKDAAEVIQGMAIAVKMGATKKDFDATIGIHPSTAEEFVTLR, from the coding sequence ATGAGTTATGATTACGATTTATTTGTAATCGGGGCAGGTTCGGGCGGACTCGCCAGTTCTAAACGCGCTGCATCCTACGGTGCAAAAGTAGCAATTGCAGAAGGCGATTTAGTTGGTGGAACTTGTGTTATTCGCGGTTGTGTCCCAAAAAAATTGATGGTTTATGCGTCTAATTTTTCCCATTTGTACCAAGATGCAATTGGCTATGGTTGGAGCAAGGTAGAGCCAAGTTTTGATTGGAATAAATTGGTGACGGCGGTAGATAAAGAAGTGCGCCGTTTGAGTGCTTTGCATATCGGTTTTTTGGAAAAAGCCGGTGTAGAATTAATGTCGGGTTTTGCTAAATTAGTTGATGCTCACACTGTGGAAGTTGGCGACAAAAAAATCACTGCTGATAAGATTTTAATTGCAGTGGGTGGAGAAGCAACGAAACCGAATATCCCCGGAATTGAACACACAATTACCTCGCGGGAAATGTTTTTGTTAAAAGAACAACCAAAGCGATTTGTGGTGTTGGGTGGCGGTTATATTGGGGTCGAGTTTGCCTGTATTTTGAATGGCTTAGGTTCACAAGTTACACAAATTATCCGCCGCGATTTAATTTTGCGTGGTTTTGATGAAGATGTGCGCGGAGATATTCAGCAAGCGATGATAAAACATGGTATTAATTTCTTGCTGAATGCGGAGATGGATAAATTACAAATTGAGAAAACTGAGGAAGGTTTAAAATTAACGGTGCCGGTGGGGGAAAAAGAAGAAACAGTAATGGCAGATGCAATTTTGTGTGCTTTAGGGAGAAAGCCAAATTTAGAAAATTTGGGTTTGGAAAATGCCGGTATAGAAACAGTAAAAGGTGCGATTGTTGTTAAGGACGATAGCAGTACAACTCAACCAAATATTTATGCTGTGGGAGACTGTACAGATCGCATTAATTTGACGCCGGTGGCTATTGCTGAAGGGCGTGCTTTTGCAGATACAGTTTTTGGTCATATTCCCCGATATATTAGCCATGAAAATGTGGCATCTGCGGTATTTTCTCAGCCGGAAGCTGCTAGTGTGGGAATGACAGAAGCCGAAGCGCGAGCAAAGTTTGGCGAAAATGTTAAGGTATATCGGGGCCGGTTTCGTCCCATGTTTTATAGTTTGCCAGATGTGGATGAAAAGGCAATGGTTAAACTTATTATTGAGGCAACAACTGAGCGCATTTTAGGTGTTCACATGGTGGGTAAAGATGCGGCGGAAGTGATTCAAGGGATGGCTATTGCTGTTAAGATGGGCGCTACTAAAAAGGATTTTGATGCTACAATTGGCATTCATCCTTCTACTGCGGAAGAGTTTGTGACTTTGCGGTAA
- a CDS encoding response regulator, with amino-acid sequence MTTNLLQTSRLITEQSKMIASPAKALTSIVSKKLTGRLTIGDPNDTSVFWRVYFGKGQVHFASSAMGHHERLPYLLQWYYPELKLVSMEQFSSDYEVICHYWQTGKISLQQARKLLTWLTEEAFVQILSIPQATLQFEKNLGLDPILLSLPIKEIVTPVKGFINQWVKLYNEIPSPYQRPIVQDIEKLCKIIWPKIGNMEFLKTFAKVIRKNISLYEAATLLKIDTLSLATLLKPAVKSGAVSMSTYQEPQRHQRPLIACIDDSKTAQRQVKLTLEASGYQVLSLTQPAAALTILAKQKPALILLDINMPEISGYELCKMLRNSSLLKDIPIVMVTGRDGIVDKLRARMVGATDYLTKPFYPQQLINTIETNLYSETQQTQIQLQPSNACA; translated from the coding sequence ATGACTACCAACCTCTTGCAAACTTCAAGACTGATAACTGAACAATCAAAAATGATCGCATCACCGGCCAAAGCCCTCACCAGCATAGTCAGCAAGAAACTCACAGGCCGGTTAACCATCGGCGATCCCAACGACACCTCAGTATTTTGGCGCGTATATTTTGGCAAAGGACAAGTACATTTTGCCTCTAGCGCAATGGGACACCATGAACGTTTACCCTACCTACTTCAGTGGTACTATCCCGAACTAAAATTAGTCTCAATGGAACAATTCTCCTCAGACTACGAAGTAATTTGTCATTACTGGCAAACCGGCAAAATCTCCTTACAACAAGCACGCAAACTCCTAACCTGGCTCACAGAAGAAGCCTTTGTACAAATTTTATCCATCCCCCAAGCCACCCTACAATTTGAAAAAAACCTCGGACTAGACCCGATTTTGCTCTCCCTTCCCATCAAAGAAATCGTTACACCAGTCAAAGGCTTTATCAATCAATGGGTAAAACTTTATAACGAGATCCCCTCACCATACCAAAGGCCCATCGTCCAAGACATCGAAAAACTCTGCAAAATAATATGGCCGAAAATTGGCAACATGGAATTTCTTAAAACCTTCGCCAAAGTTATCAGAAAAAACATCAGCCTTTACGAAGCCGCCACCCTCTTAAAAATAGACACCTTATCCCTCGCCACCCTCTTAAAACCCGCCGTAAAATCAGGCGCCGTTAGCATGAGCACCTATCAAGAACCCCAGCGCCATCAGCGCCCCCTCATAGCCTGCATAGACGACAGCAAAACCGCCCAGCGCCAAGTCAAACTCACCCTCGAAGCCAGCGGTTATCAAGTTTTAAGCCTCACCCAACCCGCCGCCGCCCTGACAATCTTAGCCAAACAAAAACCCGCCCTAATTTTGCTCGATATCAATATGCCAGAAATCAGCGGCTATGAACTCTGCAAAATGCTGCGAAACTCCAGCTTGCTCAAAGACATACCCATCGTCATGGTCACCGGCAGAGACGGTATAGTAGATAAACTCAGAGCCCGCATGGTCGGAGCCACCGACTACCTAACCAAACCCTTTTACCCCCAACAACTGATCAACACCATCGAAACCAACCTCTACAGTGAAACTCAGCAAACACAAATTCAACTCCAGCCCAGCAATGCCTGTGCATGA